A genomic region of Halictus rubicundus isolate RS-2024b unplaced genomic scaffold, iyHalRubi1_principal scaffold0292, whole genome shotgun sequence contains the following coding sequences:
- the LOC143364137 gene encoding uncharacterized protein LOC143364137 → MAVLESCWSPFVWTNSVKTGCKAIAFYTIAICIILITLVSYQLHGGESSQLYNPLFEADVRESMQIVGGFFIFYFILLISSALLMVHGVRERIRGWLLPWLILWFIACLFELVFGLWLVGGYYIYLEATFAAMCLWLWMSYNVYCWLVVLSMYKIFEKLQSPNIELLWP, encoded by the exons ATGGCAGTTCTGGAATCCTGTTGGTCACCCTTTGTTTGGACTAATAGTGTCAAAACAGGATGCAAAGCCATTGCTTTTTACACAatt gCAATATGTATAATACTCATTACATTAGTTTCTTATCAACTACATGGAGGAGAATCGTCACAACTGTATAACCCTTTATTTGAAGCTGATGTCAGGGAAT CAATGCAAATTGTCGGAGGGTTcttcatattttatttcatcCTTCTCATCTCATCCGCACTGTTAATGGTACATGGAGTAAGGGAGAGAATACGAGGCTGGTTACTGCCTTGGCTTATATTGTGGTTTATCGCATGTCTTTTCGAACTAGTTTTTGGGCTTTGGCTTGTAGGAGGATATTATATCTAC CTTGAAGCAACATTTGCCGCAATGTGTCTCTGGCTTTGGATGTCATATAAT GTATATTGTTGGCTGGTTGTTCTCtctatgtacaaaatatttgagAAGCTGCAGTCTCCGAATATTGAGCTTTTGTGGCCCTAA